The Zalophus californianus isolate mZalCal1 chromosome 8, mZalCal1.pri.v2, whole genome shotgun sequence genome has a segment encoding these proteins:
- the TMEM17 gene encoding transmembrane protein 17 isoform X2, with the protein MVSSLALQMSLYFNTYFFPLWWVSSIMMLQMKYSVLPDYYKFIVVTVIILITLIEAIRLYLGYVGNLQEKVPELAGFWLLSLLLQLPLILFLLFNEGLTNLPLEKAIHIIFTLFLTFQVVSAFLTLRKMVNQLATRFQLQDFDRLSAYRGGMTRMRSCIEEI; encoded by the exons ATGGTGTCCAGTTTGGCATTGCAGATGTCACTTTATTTTAACACTTACTTTTTCCCACTTTGGTGGGTAAGCAGCATTATGATGCTTCAGATGAAG tattcagTCTTGCCTGATTACTACAAATTCATTGTGGTCACTGTTATCATCTTAATAACCTTAATTGAAGCTATCAGGTTGTATCTGGGCTACGTGGGGAACCTACAGGAAAAG GTTCCTGAGTTGGCTGGCTTTTGGCTTTTGAGCCTTTTATTGCAGCTGCCTTTAATTCTCTTCTTGCTCTTTAATGAAGGCCTAACAAATCTGCCCTTGGAAAAAGCAATACACATCATCTTCACTTTGTTCCTTACTTTCCAAGTTGTTTCAGCCTTTCTTACCCTGAGGAAAATGGTAAATCAGTTGGCAACTCGTTTCCAACTCCAAGACTTTGACCGGCTCTCTGCATATAGAGGGGGCATGACAAGAATGAGATCCTGTATAGAAGAGATTTGA
- the TMEM17 gene encoding transmembrane protein 17 isoform X1, whose amino-acid sequence MELPDPVRQRLGNFSRTVFSDSNRTGPEYSEGPDNEMVSSLALQMSLYFNTYFFPLWWVSSIMMLQMKYSVLPDYYKFIVVTVIILITLIEAIRLYLGYVGNLQEKVPELAGFWLLSLLLQLPLILFLLFNEGLTNLPLEKAIHIIFTLFLTFQVVSAFLTLRKMVNQLATRFQLQDFDRLSAYRGGMTRMRSCIEEI is encoded by the exons ATGGAGCTGCCGGATCCGGTCCGCCAGCGGCTGGGAAACTTCAGCCGGACCGTGTTCAGTGACTCCAACCGGACCGGGCCGGAGTACAGCGAGGGTCCGG ATAACGAAATGGTGTCCAGTTTGGCATTGCAGATGTCACTTTATTTTAACACTTACTTTTTCCCACTTTGGTGGGTAAGCAGCATTATGATGCTTCAGATGAAG tattcagTCTTGCCTGATTACTACAAATTCATTGTGGTCACTGTTATCATCTTAATAACCTTAATTGAAGCTATCAGGTTGTATCTGGGCTACGTGGGGAACCTACAGGAAAAG GTTCCTGAGTTGGCTGGCTTTTGGCTTTTGAGCCTTTTATTGCAGCTGCCTTTAATTCTCTTCTTGCTCTTTAATGAAGGCCTAACAAATCTGCCCTTGGAAAAAGCAATACACATCATCTTCACTTTGTTCCTTACTTTCCAAGTTGTTTCAGCCTTTCTTACCCTGAGGAAAATGGTAAATCAGTTGGCAACTCGTTTCCAACTCCAAGACTTTGACCGGCTCTCTGCATATAGAGGGGGCATGACAAGAATGAGATCCTGTATAGAAGAGATTTGA
- the TMEM17 gene encoding transmembrane protein 17 isoform X3, whose translation MELPDPVRQRLGNFSRTVFSDSNRTGPEYSEGPDNEMVSSLALQMSLYFNTYFFPLWWVSSIMMLQMKVPELAGFWLLSLLLQLPLILFLLFNEGLTNLPLEKAIHIIFTLFLTFQVVSAFLTLRKMVNQLATRFQLQDFDRLSAYRGGMTRMRSCIEEI comes from the exons ATGGAGCTGCCGGATCCGGTCCGCCAGCGGCTGGGAAACTTCAGCCGGACCGTGTTCAGTGACTCCAACCGGACCGGGCCGGAGTACAGCGAGGGTCCGG ATAACGAAATGGTGTCCAGTTTGGCATTGCAGATGTCACTTTATTTTAACACTTACTTTTTCCCACTTTGGTGGGTAAGCAGCATTATGATGCTTCAGATGAAG GTTCCTGAGTTGGCTGGCTTTTGGCTTTTGAGCCTTTTATTGCAGCTGCCTTTAATTCTCTTCTTGCTCTTTAATGAAGGCCTAACAAATCTGCCCTTGGAAAAAGCAATACACATCATCTTCACTTTGTTCCTTACTTTCCAAGTTGTTTCAGCCTTTCTTACCCTGAGGAAAATGGTAAATCAGTTGGCAACTCGTTTCCAACTCCAAGACTTTGACCGGCTCTCTGCATATAGAGGGGGCATGACAAGAATGAGATCCTGTATAGAAGAGATTTGA